In a genomic window of Aeromonas veronii:
- the mnmC gene encoding bifunctional tRNA (5-methylaminomethyl-2-thiouridine)(34)-methyltransferase MnmD/FAD-dependent 5-carboxymethylaminomethyl-2-thiouridine(34) oxidoreductase MnmC, with protein sequence MTRAEENVSQTSLHHARLDWNEAGNPISCDFGDVYFSNNNGLSETRYVFLQQNRLPARFSHHDSDSFVIGETGFGTGLNFLATMQAFLEQAPQSGNGSRLHFISFEKYPLTQCDLRKALAAWPELGHLSQDLISQWPLPVSGCHRLHFAGGRVRLDLWFGDIKDMLPLVPHRTEGLIDAWYLDGFAPAKNPEMWTQALFDSLARLARNNATISTFTCAGFVRRGLIAAGFAMKKTKGHGTKWAMLIGERCDKVPAQTIANHYARPAGRDGEVVIIGGGIASAMTALSLVERGRKVTLLCADDEPATGASGNRQGALYPLLNGEHDALSRFYSLAFGYARQRLLALAERHPIAFELCGVTQLGYDEKSAAKLAKMSQGPFPSELMHPLSTAEVEQVVDLPCGHSGVSYPLGGWLCPADLTRAAIKEAQASGLLEVVFNTEVVAIAEQVDGWQVESRDGRRWQAPNLVVAAGHQLPALLPFAELPLYPVRGQVSHVPTTASLRQLKTVLCYDGYLTPMHNDQHCIGASYGRNQSSLEFRAEEQIQNQVRLQACLPEQTWPAEVDVSGNEARVGVRCASRDHLPVVGPVARLAGLADHYADLQHDQHNAQPLPLHPGLYVLGALGSRGLCSAPLCGELLASEICGDPLPLAADLLEAIHPARYWVRRLRKGKALG encoded by the coding sequence GGCGGGAAATCCAATCTCCTGTGACTTCGGGGATGTGTACTTTTCCAATAATAACGGTCTAAGTGAAACCCGCTACGTCTTTTTGCAGCAAAACCGGCTACCTGCGCGATTTTCGCACCACGATAGTGACAGTTTCGTGATAGGTGAAACAGGTTTCGGCACCGGTCTTAACTTTCTGGCGACAATGCAAGCGTTCCTGGAACAGGCGCCCCAATCCGGTAACGGCTCCCGTCTGCACTTCATCAGTTTCGAGAAGTACCCCCTGACCCAGTGCGATCTGCGCAAGGCGCTGGCCGCTTGGCCCGAACTTGGCCACTTGAGCCAGGATCTTATCTCTCAGTGGCCGCTGCCGGTATCCGGCTGCCACCGCCTGCACTTTGCGGGCGGTCGCGTTCGCCTCGATCTCTGGTTCGGCGACATCAAGGATATGCTGCCGCTGGTACCGCACCGGACAGAGGGTCTGATCGATGCCTGGTATCTGGATGGTTTTGCCCCGGCCAAGAACCCCGAGATGTGGACCCAAGCGCTGTTTGATAGCTTGGCCCGTCTCGCTCGCAACAATGCGACCATCTCCACCTTTACCTGCGCCGGTTTTGTGCGCCGCGGTCTGATTGCCGCCGGTTTTGCCATGAAAAAAACCAAGGGCCACGGCACCAAGTGGGCCATGTTGATCGGTGAGCGCTGTGACAAGGTTCCCGCGCAGACGATCGCCAACCATTATGCGCGTCCGGCAGGCAGGGATGGCGAAGTGGTGATCATCGGCGGCGGCATCGCCTCGGCCATGACGGCGCTCTCTCTGGTGGAGCGGGGTCGCAAGGTGACGTTGCTGTGTGCAGATGACGAACCGGCCACCGGCGCCTCCGGCAACCGCCAAGGGGCGCTCTATCCACTGCTCAATGGTGAGCACGATGCGCTGTCACGCTTCTATTCGCTCGCCTTTGGCTATGCCCGCCAACGGCTGCTGGCGTTGGCCGAACGCCATCCTATCGCTTTCGAATTATGCGGAGTGACCCAGCTCGGTTATGACGAAAAATCGGCAGCCAAGTTGGCGAAAATGAGCCAGGGCCCCTTCCCGTCCGAACTGATGCATCCCCTCTCTACAGCAGAGGTAGAGCAGGTGGTTGACCTGCCCTGCGGCCACAGCGGCGTCAGTTACCCGCTGGGTGGCTGGCTCTGTCCGGCCGATCTCACCCGCGCAGCCATCAAGGAAGCGCAAGCCAGTGGGCTGCTGGAGGTCGTGTTCAACACCGAGGTGGTTGCCATTGCCGAACAGGTGGATGGCTGGCAGGTCGAGAGCCGTGACGGACGCCGCTGGCAGGCCCCCAATCTGGTGGTCGCTGCCGGTCACCAGTTGCCAGCATTGCTCCCCTTTGCCGAGCTGCCGCTCTATCCGGTGCGCGGTCAGGTGAGCCATGTGCCGACCACTGCCAGCTTGCGTCAGCTCAAGACCGTGCTCTGCTACGATGGCTACCTCACGCCGATGCACAACGATCAGCACTGCATCGGTGCCAGTTATGGCCGTAACCAGAGCAGCCTTGAGTTTCGTGCCGAGGAACAGATCCAGAATCAGGTGCGGCTGCAAGCCTGCCTGCCGGAGCAAACCTGGCCCGCCGAAGTGGATGTGAGCGGCAACGAGGCACGCGTAGGGGTGCGTTGTGCCAGCCGGGATCACCTGCCGGTGGTGGGACCAGTGGCCAGATTGGCAGGGCTGGCGGATCACTATGCGGATCTGCAGCATGATCAGCACAACGCCCAGCCACTGCCCCTTCACCCCGGCCTCTATGTGCTGGGTGCGCTCGGCTCGCGGGGTCTCTGCTCGGCGCCGCTGTGTGGCGAGCTGCTCGCCAGCGAAATCTGCGGCGATCCCCTGCCGCTGGCCGCCGATCTGCTGGAGGCGATCCACCCTGCCCGCTACTGGGTACGCAGACTGCGCAAGGGCAAGGCGCTGGGGTAG
- a CDS encoding serine/threonine transporter, whose amino-acid sequence MSNTITGTQGVAPSTEQGTRSTNASRWEKRDSTWVISLFGTAVGAGILFLPINAGMGGFWPLVVMALLVGPMTYLAHRGLARFVLSSKKPNADITEVVEEHFGVGAGKLITLLYFFAIYPIVLIYGVGITNTVESFMVNQLQMTAPPRWILSIVLIMGMMSVMLAGEKLMLKVTEFLVYPLIVILAGISLYLIPDWTGAALEQVPSAKDFATTLWLTIPVLVFSFNHSPAISSFSLAQRREHGERAVEKTDAILKRTAMVLLGFVMFFVFSCVMSLTPAQLAEAKAQNIAVLSYLANQHASPLISYFGPLVAFVAIVSSFFGHYLGAREGLKGMIQQNMRNSGKEPNAKKIEMFIIAFFILTLWGTAVANPSILGMIESLGGPVIATILFIMPMYAIKRVPAMAKYQGQISNVFVAVMGMIAISAILFQLIG is encoded by the coding sequence ATGTCAAACACAATCACTGGCACACAAGGAGTTGCGCCGTCAACAGAGCAAGGAACCCGCTCTACTAACGCTTCCCGTTGGGAAAAACGCGACTCTACTTGGGTCATCAGTCTGTTCGGCACCGCCGTGGGCGCAGGCATCCTGTTCCTGCCGATCAACGCGGGCATGGGCGGCTTCTGGCCGCTGGTGGTCATGGCACTGCTGGTTGGCCCCATGACCTATCTGGCCCACCGTGGTCTGGCCCGCTTCGTGCTTTCTTCCAAGAAGCCCAATGCGGACATCACCGAAGTCGTAGAAGAGCACTTTGGTGTGGGCGCCGGTAAACTCATCACCCTGCTCTACTTCTTCGCCATCTACCCCATCGTGCTAATCTACGGCGTTGGCATCACCAACACCGTCGAGAGCTTCATGGTCAACCAGTTGCAGATGACGGCCCCGCCGCGCTGGATCCTTTCCATCGTGCTGATCATGGGCATGATGTCGGTGATGCTCGCTGGTGAAAAGCTGATGCTGAAAGTGACCGAGTTCCTGGTTTACCCGCTCATCGTCATTCTGGCCGGTATCTCTTTGTACCTGATCCCTGACTGGACCGGTGCCGCGCTGGAGCAAGTACCCTCTGCCAAGGATTTCGCCACTACCCTGTGGCTGACCATCCCGGTACTGGTGTTTTCCTTCAACCACAGCCCGGCCATCTCCAGCTTCTCCCTGGCCCAACGCCGCGAGCACGGTGAGCGTGCTGTCGAGAAAACCGATGCCATCCTCAAGCGCACCGCCATGGTACTGCTGGGCTTCGTGATGTTCTTCGTCTTCTCCTGCGTGATGAGCCTGACACCGGCCCAGCTGGCTGAAGCCAAGGCCCAGAACATCGCAGTGCTCTCCTACCTGGCGAACCAGCATGCCAGCCCGCTCATCTCCTACTTTGGTCCGCTGGTTGCATTCGTGGCCATCGTCTCCTCCTTCTTCGGTCACTATCTGGGTGCCCGTGAAGGTCTGAAAGGGATGATCCAGCAGAACATGCGCAACTCCGGCAAAGAGCCGAATGCCAAGAAGATCGAGATGTTCATCATCGCCTTCTTTATCCTGACCCTGTGGGGCACCGCCGTGGCCAACCCCTCCATCCTGGGCATGATTGAATCCTTGGGCGGCCCAGTCATTGCGACCATCCTGTTCATCATGCCGATGTACGCCATCAAGCGCGTACCGGCTATGGCGAAATATCAGGGTCAGATCAGCAACGTCTTTGTGGCCGTAATGGGGATGATCGCTATCTCCGCCATCCTGTTCCAGCTGATTGGTTAA
- the pabB gene encoding aminodeoxychorismate synthase component I — translation MLLESAGPLGADNGFDIISADPLATLETRGQVTTLRVGVNISEHSEDPLTLLARTQQQLLGELDLCATHLPFIAGALGLFGYDLGRRFERLPVQAAADIGVPDMAVGIYDWALLRNVASGDWQLVHWGDEAGLAKRLAWLDQQQANPRAPFALQGPWQSNMSRAEYGEKFARIQAYLAAGDCYQINLTQRFSAPYQGDEWQAYCLLASANKAPFSAFIRLPDSALLSLSPERFLLLDGRHIETKPIKGTRPRHPDPATDRQVALELARADKDRSENLMIVDLLRNDIGRVSRPGSVSVPHLFAVESFPAVHHLVSTIHGELDARWQGVDLLRACFPGGSITGAPKIRAMAIIEELEPQRRNAYCGSIGYLSQHGRMDTSICIRTLIAEAGRLHCWAGGGIIADSDADSEYQETYDKIARILPPLSAL, via the coding sequence ATGTTGCTGGAATCAGCGGGACCACTCGGCGCCGACAACGGCTTTGATATCATCAGCGCCGATCCGCTGGCCACCCTCGAAACCCGTGGCCAGGTCACCACTCTGCGTGTCGGGGTGAATATCAGCGAACACAGCGAAGATCCCCTCACCCTGCTGGCTCGCACCCAGCAACAACTGCTGGGGGAATTGGATCTGTGCGCAACTCACCTCCCCTTTATTGCCGGCGCCCTCGGTCTGTTTGGCTATGATCTGGGCCGCCGCTTCGAGCGACTGCCGGTGCAGGCCGCCGCCGATATCGGGGTGCCGGACATGGCGGTGGGCATCTACGACTGGGCGCTGCTGCGCAATGTAGCGAGCGGTGACTGGCAGCTGGTGCACTGGGGGGATGAAGCGGGCCTTGCCAAGCGGCTGGCCTGGCTCGACCAGCAACAGGCCAACCCGCGCGCCCCCTTCGCCTTGCAGGGGCCGTGGCAGAGCAATATGAGCCGCGCCGAATATGGCGAGAAGTTTGCCCGCATTCAGGCCTACCTCGCGGCAGGGGATTGCTATCAGATCAACCTGACCCAGCGTTTCAGCGCCCCCTATCAGGGGGATGAGTGGCAGGCCTATTGCCTGCTAGCCAGCGCCAACAAGGCCCCCTTCTCGGCCTTTATCCGCTTGCCGGACAGTGCGCTACTGAGCCTCTCTCCCGAGCGGTTCCTGCTGCTCGATGGCCGCCATATCGAAACCAAGCCCATCAAGGGCACTCGCCCTCGCCATCCTGATCCGGCTACCGATCGGCAAGTCGCACTGGAGCTGGCCCGGGCCGACAAGGACAGATCAGAAAATCTGATGATCGTGGATCTGCTGCGCAACGACATCGGTCGGGTCAGCCGGCCCGGCTCGGTCAGCGTGCCTCATCTCTTTGCGGTGGAGTCGTTTCCAGCGGTACATCATCTGGTCTCCACTATCCATGGTGAGCTGGATGCACGCTGGCAAGGGGTCGATCTGCTGCGTGCCTGTTTCCCGGGAGGCTCTATCACCGGCGCCCCCAAGATCCGCGCCATGGCGATCATCGAAGAGCTGGAGCCCCAACGCCGCAATGCCTATTGCGGCAGCATCGGCTATCTCAGCCAGCACGGCCGGATGGATACCAGTATCTGTATTCGCACCCTGATCGCCGAAGCAGGTCGCCTGCACTGCTGGGCCGGTGGCGGCATCATCGCCGACTCAGATGCCGACAGCGAATATCAGGAGACCTATGACAAGATCGCCCGTATCCTGCCCCCCCTCTCGGCACTGTAG
- a CDS encoding CoA pyrophosphatase, whose amino-acid sequence MDRHELLTRFLLQQPAPAHRLAIGGLSPAAVLIPVVMRDEGLSVLLTRRSPRLRHHGGQISFPGGRQDPGDENLIATALRETEEELGIPARLIEVIGTLNPLNTVSRFEVLPVLGLLDGNYPLILSPDEVDHAFEVPLTHLLDRRNHIPLTLARGGKQHTIYWIPWQQHFIWGATASMINQLAQHLAR is encoded by the coding sequence ATGGATCGCCACGAACTGCTGACCCGCTTCCTGTTGCAGCAACCCGCCCCGGCCCATCGCCTCGCCATTGGCGGGCTCAGCCCGGCGGCGGTGTTGATCCCGGTGGTGATGCGCGATGAGGGGCTCAGCGTGTTACTGACTCGGCGTAGCCCCCGGCTGCGCCATCATGGGGGACAGATCAGCTTCCCCGGCGGGCGACAGGATCCCGGCGACGAAAACCTGATTGCCACGGCGCTGCGGGAGACCGAAGAGGAGCTCGGCATTCCGGCCCGCCTGATTGAAGTGATCGGCACCCTCAACCCGCTCAATACGGTGTCACGATTCGAGGTACTGCCGGTACTGGGGCTACTCGATGGCAACTATCCCCTCATTTTGAGCCCGGATGAGGTGGATCACGCCTTCGAAGTGCCGCTGACCCATCTGCTGGATCGGCGCAACCACATCCCCCTGACCCTTGCCAGAGGGGGAAAACAGCACACCATCTACTGGATCCCCTGGCAACAACACTTTATCTGGGGGGCCACCGCCAGCATGATCAACCAACTAGCCCAGCATCTTGCGAGATAA
- a CDS encoding fumarate hydratase, which produces MSIIKKQDFIDSIADALQYISYYHPLDFVQAAKAAYDREANPAAKDALAQILINSRMSAEGHRPLCQDTGIVTCFVKIGMQVQWDSDMTVQEMVDEGTRRAYTNPDNPLRASVLADPAGSRKNTKDNAPAVVHIDMIPGNKVEVSIAAKGGGSENKSKMVMLNPSDDIVEWVLKTVPTMGAGWCPPGMLGIGIGGTAEKAAVLAKEALMEHIDIQELIARGPKTTEEKLRVELYDKVNKLGIGAQGLGGLTTVLDVKVKSAPTHAASKPVVMIPNCAATRHVHFELDGSGPAELTPPKLSDWPEITREAGGNVRRVNVDGITKAELASWKSGDTVLLSGKILTGRDAAHKRIADMLKNGEGLPEGVDFTNRFIYYVGPVDAVRDEVVGPAGPTTSTRMDKFTDMMLGDTGLIGMIGKSERGPKTVESIKQHKAVYLMAVGGAAYLVAKAIKKARVVAFADLGMEAIYEFDVEDMPVTVAVDSEGNNIHETGPAYWSAKIAELDGKLSS; this is translated from the coding sequence ATGAGCATTATAAAAAAACAGGATTTCATCGATTCTATCGCAGATGCCCTCCAGTACATCTCCTATTACCACCCGTTGGATTTTGTTCAGGCTGCCAAAGCGGCGTATGACCGCGAGGCTAACCCGGCCGCCAAAGATGCGCTGGCCCAGATCCTGATCAACTCCCGCATGTCCGCCGAAGGTCATCGTCCGCTCTGTCAGGACACCGGCATCGTGACCTGTTTCGTCAAGATCGGCATGCAAGTCCAGTGGGACAGCGACATGACAGTGCAGGAGATGGTGGATGAAGGGACCCGTCGTGCCTACACCAATCCTGACAACCCGCTGCGCGCCTCCGTGCTGGCCGATCCGGCCGGCAGTCGCAAAAACACCAAAGACAACGCCCCTGCCGTGGTCCATATCGACATGATCCCCGGCAACAAGGTGGAAGTGAGCATCGCGGCCAAAGGCGGCGGCTCCGAGAACAAATCCAAGATGGTGATGCTCAACCCCTCTGACGATATCGTCGAGTGGGTGCTGAAAACCGTGCCGACCATGGGCGCAGGCTGGTGCCCGCCCGGCATGCTGGGCATCGGCATCGGCGGTACCGCCGAGAAAGCGGCGGTACTGGCCAAAGAGGCCCTGATGGAGCACATCGACATTCAGGAGCTGATCGCCCGTGGTCCAAAGACCACCGAAGAGAAGCTGCGGGTCGAGCTCTACGACAAGGTCAACAAGCTGGGGATCGGTGCCCAGGGCCTGGGCGGCCTGACTACCGTGCTGGATGTGAAGGTGAAATCTGCGCCGACTCACGCGGCCTCCAAGCCGGTGGTGATGATCCCCAACTGCGCCGCGACTCGTCACGTTCACTTCGAACTGGATGGCTCAGGCCCCGCCGAACTGACTCCGCCGAAACTGAGCGACTGGCCGGAAATCACCCGTGAAGCGGGTGGCAACGTGCGCCGCGTCAACGTTGATGGCATCACCAAGGCCGAGCTGGCCAGCTGGAAGAGCGGCGATACCGTGCTGCTCTCCGGCAAGATCCTTACCGGTCGCGATGCCGCTCACAAGCGCATTGCCGACATGCTGAAAAATGGCGAAGGGTTGCCGGAAGGGGTCGATTTCACCAACCGCTTTATTTATTACGTTGGCCCGGTCGATGCGGTGCGTGACGAAGTGGTTGGCCCGGCAGGCCCCACCACCTCCACCCGGATGGACAAGTTCACCGATATGATGCTGGGTGACACCGGCCTTATCGGCATGATCGGCAAATCCGAACGTGGCCCGAAAACCGTCGAGAGCATCAAGCAGCACAAGGCCGTCTATCTGATGGCGGTGGGCGGCGCCGCCTATCTGGTGGCAAAAGCCATCAAGAAGGCCCGCGTAGTGGCCTTTGCCGATCTCGGTATGGAAGCGATCTACGAGTTTGATGTGGAAGATATGCCGGTGACCGTGGCGGTCGACTCCGAAGGCAACAATATCCACGAAACTGGCCCGGCCTACTGGTCTGCCAAGATTGCCGAGCTGGACGGCAAACTCTCCTCCTGA
- a CDS encoding NADH-quinone oxidoreductase subunit H gives MPVLEMPSWGMVALALTQAIAMLALAPLATGFNRVLRAKMHSRQGPGLLQDYRDIAKLLRRQEVTPEPAGIIFNLMPALLIAALLLVGMALPTLTHESPFPIAGDLITDIYLFAIFRFFFSLSGLDSGSMFAGIGARRELTLGILVEPILVLACFIMAMMVGSSDLGNISSYVATQPLAAPIATLLAGAACAFAVFVEMGKLPFDCAEAEQELQEGPITEYSGAGLALLKLSIGLKQLVVVQLFLVIFLPFGKAANWSLPALIGAALILACKLLVAFLLAGIIENAMARTQFVRTHKLTRYGLGLALLALLAYLVGI, from the coding sequence ATGCCTGTTCTTGAAATGCCGAGCTGGGGCATGGTTGCCCTCGCCCTGACCCAGGCCATCGCCATGCTGGCGCTGGCGCCGCTCGCCACCGGTTTCAACCGGGTGCTGCGGGCCAAGATGCACTCCCGTCAGGGGCCGGGCCTGCTGCAGGATTACCGGGATATCGCCAAGCTCCTGCGCCGTCAGGAGGTGACCCCCGAGCCTGCCGGCATCATCTTCAACCTGATGCCTGCGCTGCTCATCGCCGCCCTCTTGCTGGTAGGGATGGCGCTGCCGACCCTGACTCACGAGTCCCCCTTCCCCATCGCCGGGGATCTCATCACCGACATCTATCTGTTCGCCATCTTCCGCTTCTTCTTCTCCCTCTCGGGGCTCGACAGCGGCAGCATGTTTGCAGGGATCGGTGCCCGCCGCGAACTGACCCTCGGCATTCTGGTGGAGCCCATTCTGGTGCTCGCCTGCTTCATCATGGCGATGATGGTGGGCAGCTCGGATCTGGGCAATATCAGCAGCTATGTGGCGACCCAGCCACTGGCCGCGCCGATCGCCACCCTGCTGGCCGGCGCCGCCTGCGCCTTCGCGGTGTTTGTCGAGATGGGCAAGCTGCCCTTTGACTGCGCCGAAGCCGAGCAGGAGCTGCAAGAAGGACCGATCACCGAGTATTCCGGTGCGGGTCTCGCCCTGCTCAAGCTCTCCATCGGCCTCAAGCAGCTGGTGGTGGTGCAGCTCTTTCTGGTGATTTTCCTGCCCTTCGGCAAGGCGGCCAACTGGAGTCTGCCTGCGCTCATCGGCGCAGCGCTGATCCTCGCCTGCAAGCTGCTGGTGGCCTTTTTGCTGGCCGGCATCATCGAAAACGCCATGGCCCGTACCCAGTTCGTGCGCACCCACAAGCTCACCCGCTACGGGTTGGGGCTGGCCCTGCTGGCGCTGCTCGCCTATCTGGTTGGGATCTGA
- a CDS encoding 4Fe-4S dicluster domain-containing protein yields the protein MNRFVIADPKLCIGCGTCMAACSEVHKAQGLQQAPRLTVMRHEQATMPVQCRHCDDAPCIKVCPVEAIRQTGDCVQLNESLCIGCNLCAVACPFGAIQSGGSRPVAVATSYDTYIPCSIRSSNPSTSAGLRCFGEDLLSWEPGVRSIAVKCDLCEFRTDGPACVDACPSQALKLVNDGDTERAVRIRRQQAANTNPQGASAFSAPATATPASDLSTTEGAR from the coding sequence ATGAACCGCTTCGTTATCGCTGACCCCAAGCTTTGTATCGGCTGTGGCACCTGTATGGCGGCCTGCAGTGAAGTACACAAGGCGCAAGGTTTGCAGCAAGCCCCCCGTTTAACCGTTATGCGACACGAGCAGGCGACCATGCCAGTTCAGTGCCGTCACTGTGACGATGCCCCCTGCATCAAGGTGTGCCCGGTCGAGGCAATTCGCCAGACCGGCGATTGCGTGCAGCTCAACGAGTCCCTCTGCATCGGTTGCAATCTCTGTGCCGTGGCCTGCCCCTTTGGCGCCATCCAGAGCGGCGGCAGCCGTCCGGTGGCCGTGGCCACCAGTTACGACACCTATATCCCCTGCTCCATTCGCTCCAGCAACCCCTCCACCTCCGCAGGCCTGCGCTGCTTTGGCGAGGATCTGCTGAGTTGGGAGCCGGGCGTGCGCAGCATCGCGGTCAAGTGCGACCTGTGCGAATTTCGCACCGACGGGCCAGCCTGCGTCGATGCCTGCCCCTCCCAGGCGCTGAAGCTGGTCAATGACGGCGACACCGAGCGCGCCGTGCGCATCCGTCGCCAACAAGCGGCCAACACCAACCCGCAAGGGGCATCCGCCTTCTCGGCGCCTGCCACGGCAACCCCTGCATCCGATTTATCCACCACAGAGGGAGCCCGCTGA
- the hyfB gene encoding hydrogenase 4 subunit B: protein MLSPLVMATLLLFLLGAAAGLLLQKQPALANRLNSGFALLGSLAGLIAAFQTFAQGAPVDGQLWLLGSVHLDMLSALMLLVISTVGVAVALYSFAYIREYQGKGDVAIGALMNLFLFAMVGMVLADNALGFLLCYELVTLTTYWLVKTNPEAAKQSRLYLVMNHIGMALVLVAFWLLCRESGSLEFAALREHHLAGALASLVFLLSFCGFGLRAGFVPLHGWLPVAEPVAPSHISALMSGVMVKLGLFGILRVSIDFLGASQLWWGYMVLIFGACSAVLGVLFALAEHDLKRLLAYHTVENIGIILMGMGIGMIGIANQQPALVVLGLLGALYHLLNHAIFKSLLFMGTGSVMFRLHTRDMDKMGGLAKLMPWTALAFLIGAMAISALPPLNGFVSEWFIYQSLLSMTKLGTSVVAPLAVVMLAVTGAMAVMCFVKVYGICFCGAPRSEKASHAREVPGAMVAGTLLLAAVCLVLGLGAPWIAPHIASYGQALVSSQMNVATGATLLAQGSSQAILSPPVIAITLLGLFLIPLLVLAIFKGPKLGRRHAGTPWACGYAYEERMSLTSGGVTHTLRQLCAPLYRKQPQLDLATALHGVSDTSGTTSWLLHGVVLALFILMAVGV from the coding sequence ATGTTGTCCCCCCTTGTTATGGCCACGCTCCTGCTCTTTTTGCTGGGCGCTGCCGCCGGTTTGCTGCTGCAAAAGCAGCCCGCGCTGGCCAACCGCCTCAACAGTGGCTTTGCCCTGCTGGGCTCACTGGCGGGCCTTATCGCCGCCTTCCAGACCTTTGCTCAAGGCGCACCCGTCGACGGCCAACTCTGGCTGCTGGGCTCGGTGCATCTGGATATGCTCTCTGCGCTGATGCTGCTGGTGATTAGCACCGTTGGCGTCGCCGTCGCCCTCTACTCCTTTGCCTATATCCGCGAGTATCAGGGCAAGGGGGATGTGGCCATCGGCGCGCTGATGAACCTCTTCCTCTTTGCCATGGTGGGCATGGTGCTGGCCGACAACGCGCTCGGTTTCTTGCTCTGCTACGAGCTGGTGACCCTCACTACCTACTGGCTGGTCAAGACCAACCCGGAGGCCGCCAAACAGAGCCGCCTCTATCTGGTAATGAACCATATCGGCATGGCGCTGGTGCTGGTGGCCTTCTGGCTGCTCTGCCGCGAGTCCGGCTCGCTGGAGTTCGCCGCGCTGCGTGAGCACCATCTGGCGGGCGCCCTGGCATCCCTGGTGTTCCTGCTCAGCTTCTGCGGCTTTGGCCTGCGCGCCGGTTTCGTGCCGCTGCACGGCTGGCTGCCGGTGGCCGAGCCCGTCGCCCCCTCCCATATCTCGGCGCTGATGTCGGGCGTGATGGTGAAGCTGGGTCTGTTTGGTATCTTGCGAGTCAGCATCGATTTTCTCGGGGCCAGCCAGCTCTGGTGGGGCTACATGGTGCTGATCTTCGGTGCCTGCTCAGCGGTGCTCGGGGTGCTGTTTGCACTGGCCGAGCACGATCTCAAGCGGCTGCTCGCCTACCACACGGTAGAGAACATCGGCATCATCCTGATGGGGATGGGCATCGGCATGATCGGCATTGCCAACCAGCAACCGGCACTGGTGGTGCTGGGGCTGCTCGGTGCGCTTTATCACCTGCTCAACCACGCCATCTTCAAGAGCCTGCTCTTTATGGGCACCGGCTCTGTGATGTTCCGCCTTCACACCCGTGACATGGACAAGATGGGGGGCCTTGCCAAACTGATGCCCTGGACCGCGCTGGCGTTCCTGATCGGCGCCATGGCCATCTCGGCGCTGCCGCCGCTGAACGGCTTTGTCAGCGAGTGGTTTATCTATCAGTCCCTGCTCTCCATGACCAAACTCGGCACCTCCGTCGTCGCGCCGCTCGCGGTCGTGATGCTGGCGGTGACCGGCGCCATGGCGGTGATGTGTTTCGTCAAGGTGTACGGCATCTGCTTCTGCGGTGCGCCGCGCAGCGAGAAGGCGAGCCACGCCCGCGAAGTGCCGGGCGCCATGGTGGCAGGCACCCTGCTGCTGGCCGCCGTCTGTCTGGTGCTGGGTCTGGGCGCCCCCTGGATTGCCCCCCATATCGCCAGCTATGGCCAAGCCTTGGTAAGCAGTCAAATGAACGTGGCTACCGGCGCGACCCTGCTGGCGCAGGGCAGCTCACAAGCGATCCTCTCCCCGCCCGTTATTGCCATCACCTTGCTGGGTCTGTTCCTCATTCCGCTGCTGGTACTGGCCATCTTCAAGGGGCCCAAGCTGGGTCGTCGTCACGCCGGCACCCCGTGGGCCTGTGGTTACGCCTATGAGGAGCGCATGAGCCTCACCTCTGGTGGTGTCACCCACACCTTGCGCCAGCTCTGCGCACCGCTCTATCGCAAGCAGCCGCAGCTCGATCTGGCCACCGCTCTGCACGGGGTGAGCGATACCAGCGGGACGACCAGCTGGCTGCTGCACGGTGTGGTGCTGGCGCTCTTTATCCTGATGGCTGTAGGAGTCTGA